CGTCGTGTTGGGGATCGAGAACGCGAACTGGCCGAGGCTGGGTGTCGGCTGGCCGGTGGCGGCCGAGGTCGTCGAACTGATCCGGCCCGACGCATCGAACGTGACGGTGCCGAGATTCGTCGGCGTCTGGCCCTGCACGCCGGCGTAGGCCTGCCAGGTGCCGGCCGCGCTTTTCGCGAAATACATCGTGACCTGTTGCGAGCCGCCGAGCGTGTCGTAGACCTGGATCGACGAATTGTAGTTGTAGGTCGTGTTGTCGCTCGCGTTGAACGGCGTCTTGGCCGGCACCTTGTCCTGCGAGTTCAGGTTGAACTGGCCGGTGATCTTGGTCGTCGCCTGCGGCGCGATGTTGGTGGTCGGTGCCTGCAGCGGCACGGTCGCCGAGGTGTTGATCGTGCCGCCCGCGCCTGCCGCATAACCCATCAGGTTGCGGCCTTGCGCGTCGACGATGGCGCCGGTCTTGTCGCGGTGGAACGTGCCGTCGCGCGAGTACGTCGTCACACCGTTGTTCGACATCTGGAAGAAACCGTTGCCGTTGATCGCGACGTCGAGCGACGACTTGGTCGAATTGATCGTCCCCTGGCCAAACTGCTGCCGCACCGACTCGAGCTTCGTGCCGATGCCGATCTGCGTGTTGACCGACGTCGCGACCGAATTCGCATACATGTCGGAGAAGTTCGCGCGACCCTGCTTGAAGCCGGTCGTGTTTGCGTTCGCGATGTTGTTGCCGATCACGTCGAGATTGTTCGACGCGCCGGCCAACCCGCTCAAACCCTGCTGATAGCCCATGTTCGATCCCCGTAACGAGCTGGTGAGTGAATGCAGTCCTGCGACTGCGCGATGACCCTCTGGCACCTCACGGCGTCAGCCCGGCCGATCGCGCTCCCGCCTTTCCGGCATGTGCGAACGCGACGGTCGAATTGCGCCGATTCTTGTTTGAAAACGATCGTAGCGACGGCAATTATTTGATCTGTGTAATTTTGTGTAATGTAATTGAATTGACGGTGAAACGATTGCTTTTGTATGAGCAAAGAGAGGGGTGGAAGGGCGGGGAGCCTTGTGGGGCGGGTCTTTCAAGGCGTAATTGTTCAATTCTCCGATAAGAGAGGGGAATTGCCTTCTTATCGGCCAATTGAAATTAATTCGAATGGGATTGGTGGCCGGCGGGATTTTTTCTGATTTGGCGGTTGCCAATCCATTAACGGCAGGCGGTGCGAATTGTTGAGCGGCGGGCCCGATTTTCCGGTCGCGTTTCCGCGCCGGGCCCGGGCGGGCGGGTCGCGCGACGAGAATGCAAGAGCCGTGGTCTTCGTCGCGGATGCGGCATTGTCGCGGGCGGTTTTCATCCACTGGCACGCCCTTTTGAAAAATCCGATGCGCAGGATGCAGCGTGTCGACGCATGCCGCGGCCCGGCCCGATCGCCGCGCGTGTCGATGGGCGAGTGCGACCGGCCGCGTCAACCGGCGACGAATTCGGCCCGAACCCGATCGTGTGAAGTAAACTACGCGGTTACGACGCACAGACCCGCCGAAAGCGTCGCGTTCCGCGCGACGCTTTTGCATTTCTGCGGCAACTTTATTGACGCTTCCAACTGCGAATCCGAGCCGCGCCCGCGCGCGGCGATAGAGCCAACGATGTCCCGAATTTCCTTGTTTCCGCGTCA
The sequence above is drawn from the Burkholderia stabilis genome and encodes:
- the flgE gene encoding flagellar hook protein FlgE, with amino-acid sequence MGYQQGLSGLAGASNNLDVIGNNIANANTTGFKQGRANFSDMYANSVATSVNTQIGIGTKLESVRQQFGQGTINSTKSSLDVAINGNGFFQMSNNGVTTYSRDGTFHRDKTGAIVDAQGRNLMGYAAGAGGTINTSATVPLQAPTTNIAPQATTKITGQFNLNSQDKVPAKTPFNASDNTTYNYNSSIQVYDTLGGSQQVTMYFAKSAAGTWQAYAGVQGQTPTNLGTVTFDASGRISSTTSAATGQPTPSLGQFAFSIPNTTGGANPQNLTLDLSGTTQYGGKNGVNNLAQDGFASGTLTTFSIGTDGKLTGNYSNGQSAVLGLIALANFSNPNGLVNIGGNQYAESAASGVPQISAPGSTNHGTLQGSALENSNVDLTTELVNLITAQRNYQANAQTIKTQQTVDQTLLNMR